From the Vibrio vulnificus CMCP6 genome, one window contains:
- the glpC gene encoding anaerobic glycerol-3-phosphate dehydrogenase subunit GlpC, translated as MMNAFAKHAPTNTTFDQCIKCTVCTVYCPVAKANPQYPGPKQSGPDGERLRLKNPEYYDDLLKLCTNCKRCETACPSGVKIGDIIAVARGKYGKKTLNPKLMRDFVLSHTDLFGSLATPVAPIVNKITSLKPVKSLMHKTIGVDKHKDLPKYSHGTFRSWYKKQAQTQAQFARQVSYFHGCYVNYNHPQLGKDLVKVLNAMGYGVQLLKKEKCCGVPLIANGFHEKARKNANLNISMIEQSVEQDRTVISTSSTCSFTLQQEYPHVLGVENQHVVNRIEYVTRFLLKAFMSGYAPSMKPINKKVVYHTPCHLERSGNVMFTLELLRMIPGLELVVLDSECCGLAGTYGFKEENYQTSMKIGSHLFETIKTSQADFAITDCETCKWQIEENTQLETIHPISLLAMALE; from the coding sequence ATGATGAATGCCTTTGCCAAACATGCGCCAACCAATACCACGTTTGATCAATGCATTAAGTGCACTGTTTGTACGGTTTATTGCCCAGTAGCAAAAGCCAACCCACAATACCCAGGGCCAAAACAGTCTGGGCCAGATGGCGAGCGTCTGCGCTTAAAAAATCCGGAATACTACGACGACTTACTCAAGTTATGCACCAACTGTAAACGCTGTGAAACCGCTTGTCCTTCAGGGGTAAAAATCGGGGACATCATTGCGGTCGCACGAGGAAAATACGGCAAGAAAACGCTCAATCCTAAGTTAATGCGCGATTTTGTCTTAAGCCATACGGATTTGTTTGGTTCATTGGCCACGCCAGTTGCGCCCATCGTCAATAAAATCACCAGTTTGAAACCGGTGAAAAGTTTGATGCACAAAACTATTGGCGTCGATAAGCACAAAGATCTGCCGAAGTATTCGCACGGAACGTTTCGTAGTTGGTACAAGAAGCAAGCGCAAACCCAAGCACAGTTTGCTCGTCAAGTGAGTTACTTCCACGGCTGCTATGTCAACTATAACCATCCACAGCTTGGCAAAGATTTAGTAAAAGTGCTCAATGCGATGGGGTACGGAGTGCAGTTGCTGAAAAAAGAGAAATGCTGTGGCGTGCCTTTAATTGCCAACGGTTTTCATGAAAAAGCACGTAAGAATGCCAATCTCAACATCAGCATGATTGAGCAATCGGTAGAGCAAGACAGAACGGTGATCTCTACCTCTTCGACCTGTTCTTTTACGTTGCAACAAGAATACCCACATGTGTTGGGTGTTGAAAATCAGCATGTGGTGAATCGGATCGAGTACGTGACTCGCTTTTTGCTGAAAGCCTTTATGAGTGGCTATGCGCCATCCATGAAACCCATTAACAAAAAAGTGGTGTATCACACGCCTTGTCACCTTGAGCGCAGCGGCAATGTGATGTTCACTTTAGAGTTGCTACGCATGATCCCCGGACTTGAGCTGGTAGTGTTAGACAGTGAGTGTTGTGGCTTAGCAGGCACTTATGGCTTTAAAGAAGAAAACTACCAAACGTCGATGAAAATTGGTTCCCACTTATTTGAGACGATAAAAACATCTCAAGCGGATTTCGCCATTACCGATTGCGAAACCTGCAAATGGCAAATCGAAGAAAATACCCAATTGGAGACCATTCATCCCATCAGCTTATTGGCGATGGCGCTGGAATAA
- a CDS encoding HAD family hydrolase, whose amino-acid sequence MKPITLEINEIRAIIFDLDNTLVSCELNFSQLRQQLGCPQEIDLLCFVEAMTDKQAQRHAEQTILDHELSDAKHAQPLPGCHALLHYLKQQQIKSAIVTRNCLQASQLKLEQTQIDIEHLITREHCAPKPDPEALIQLATQWQLEPHQILYVGDYLYDLEAAYNADMPSCLVTNGEDKGFASLASITVTKLDELQEKLQQRDV is encoded by the coding sequence ATGAAACCAATCACATTAGAAATCAATGAAATACGAGCCATTATTTTTGATTTGGACAACACCCTTGTCAGCTGCGAACTCAATTTTTCACAGCTTCGTCAACAGCTCGGTTGCCCGCAGGAGATCGACCTACTTTGCTTTGTGGAGGCAATGACCGATAAGCAAGCACAACGGCATGCAGAGCAAACTATTTTGGATCACGAACTGTCCGATGCCAAACACGCGCAGCCTTTGCCTGGCTGCCACGCCTTGCTTCACTATCTGAAACAGCAGCAGATCAAATCAGCAATCGTGACTCGTAATTGCTTGCAAGCCAGTCAGCTCAAGCTCGAACAGACACAAATAGACATCGAGCATTTGATCACACGAGAACACTGCGCGCCAAAACCCGACCCAGAAGCCTTAATTCAATTGGCTACACAATGGCAACTAGAACCCCATCAAATACTGTACGTGGGAGATTATCTCTACGATCTTGAAGCGGCCTACAACGCAGACATGCCCTCTTGCCTTGTGACCAATGGGGAAGATAAAGGGTTTGCCAGTCTAGCGTCCATCACGGTCACTAAGCTGGATGAGTTACAAGAAAAACTGCAACAAAGAGATGTTTAA
- a CDS encoding threonine aldolase family protein: MKKDLRAHCHTIIAGNHEQSPAEHFYAMAKWCEEHQVKHDVYGDGEFINSFQQKVADLLGFEAGLFVITGTMTQATALELVCRKKRNPVVAMHESSHIYRFERQGYQLQNRFSILPLGDMFRPWTAKDLNAWPDEISAVLYELPMRELGGQLPSWDELNDIKAECEHRDIHLHMDGARLWECAAYYQKSYKEIATGFQSAYVSLYKGINGLGGSLLLGDKQFIEQASIWMKRQGGNVYHRTPYVVSAAMQFDQQLAKMPALFARTQQIYQILREFPQLAVSPYEPHANMLHLIVPLSVENAIELRDRVAEQKGIWLGHPQTTQHPDQSIFEWYVGDRLLNIADDQLREVLAYLANAEC; encoded by the coding sequence ATGAAAAAGGATTTACGTGCGCATTGCCACACCATTATTGCGGGCAATCACGAGCAAAGCCCGGCAGAACATTTCTACGCGATGGCGAAATGGTGTGAAGAACACCAAGTGAAGCACGATGTGTATGGTGATGGGGAATTCATCAACTCATTCCAACAAAAAGTAGCCGACCTTTTAGGCTTTGAAGCGGGTTTGTTTGTTATCACGGGCACCATGACGCAGGCCACGGCCCTTGAGTTGGTGTGCCGTAAAAAACGCAATCCTGTGGTCGCGATGCATGAATCCAGTCATATTTATCGTTTTGAACGTCAGGGTTATCAACTGCAGAATCGTTTTTCCATCTTGCCTCTGGGCGATATGTTCCGACCTTGGACAGCAAAAGATCTCAACGCCTGGCCAGATGAAATTTCAGCGGTCCTGTATGAGCTGCCAATGCGTGAGTTAGGCGGGCAATTGCCAAGTTGGGACGAACTCAATGACATCAAAGCCGAGTGTGAACACCGCGACATTCACCTCCATATGGATGGTGCTCGTTTATGGGAGTGCGCCGCCTATTATCAAAAGTCGTACAAAGAGATTGCCACGGGTTTTCAGTCGGCTTATGTCTCTCTCTATAAGGGCATCAATGGCTTAGGGGGATCATTGCTACTCGGGGACAAGCAATTCATCGAGCAGGCGTCGATTTGGATGAAGCGCCAAGGTGGCAATGTGTATCATCGCACGCCTTACGTGGTGTCGGCTGCAATGCAGTTTGATCAGCAATTGGCGAAAATGCCAGCGCTGTTTGCGCGCACTCAGCAGATCTACCAAATCCTCCGCGAGTTCCCACAGCTGGCTGTGAGCCCGTATGAGCCGCACGCCAACATGCTGCACTTGATTGTGCCGCTGAGCGTTGAGAACGCCATCGAGTTGCGTGATCGAGTGGCAGAGCAAAAAGGCATTTGGTTAGGGCATCCACAAACCACGCAACACCCCGATCAATCGATCTTCGAGTGGTATGTGGGCGATAGGTTGCTCAACATCGCTGATGATCAGTTGCGTGAAGTGTTGGCTTACTTAGCAAATGCAGAGTGTTGA
- a CDS encoding S66 family peptidase — protein MIIPKSLKPGDTIGFFSPSSPVTHFAPERFARAKQYVEKWGYQLKAGSLTGKSDTYRSGSIAERVEELNALIRAPEVRCIMSTIGGYNSNSLLPYLDYQALRDDPKIIVGYSDVTALLMGIYAQTGIVTFYGPALVASLGEFPPLVDETFQSFTDIVQSLENLHHTYVMPQGWSDEYVPWHLQSTSKHTNPNQWHFAGQGVVTGRIIGGNLNTMSGIWASSYMPKIQQGDILLLEDCLQGIEVVERAFAMLKLNGVFDKVGAIVLGKHELFNHKGTGRQPIDVLNEVLNGQSVPILWDFDSCHTHPMLTVPLGATMTIDFDQKTVSVSLE, from the coding sequence ATGATCATCCCCAAATCACTGAAGCCTGGCGATACGATAGGCTTTTTCTCACCATCTTCTCCGGTGACGCACTTTGCACCAGAGCGTTTTGCACGAGCGAAACAATACGTTGAGAAATGGGGCTACCAACTAAAAGCGGGGAGCCTAACGGGAAAGAGCGATACTTATCGCTCGGGCTCGATTGCCGAGCGTGTTGAAGAGCTTAATGCACTGATTCGCGCCCCAGAAGTGCGATGCATTATGTCGACCATTGGTGGCTACAACAGCAACTCATTGCTCCCTTATCTGGATTATCAAGCGCTTCGTGACGATCCGAAAATCATCGTCGGTTATTCGGATGTGACCGCACTCCTGATGGGCATTTATGCGCAAACGGGCATCGTGACCTTCTATGGCCCAGCTCTGGTCGCGTCACTGGGGGAGTTTCCTCCATTAGTGGATGAAACGTTCCAATCTTTTACCGACATTGTTCAATCACTGGAAAATCTGCATCACACCTATGTAATGCCGCAAGGATGGAGTGATGAGTATGTGCCTTGGCATTTGCAATCGACCAGTAAACACACTAACCCTAACCAATGGCATTTTGCAGGACAGGGCGTGGTGACAGGCAGAATCATTGGTGGCAACCTCAATACCATGTCTGGGATTTGGGCCTCGTCGTACATGCCGAAAATCCAGCAAGGCGATATCTTGCTGTTGGAAGATTGCTTGCAAGGCATTGAAGTGGTGGAACGCGCTTTTGCGATGTTGAAGCTCAATGGTGTGTTCGACAAGGTCGGAGCTATCGTGTTGGGCAAGCACGAGCTGTTTAACCACAAAGGTACAGGAAGGCAACCGATCGACGTCTTGAACGAAGTGCTCAATGGTCAATCGGTGCCAATTTTATGGGACTTCGACAGTTGCCATACCCATCCTATGCTCACGGTGCCTCTTGGTGCCACCATGACCATCGATTTTGATCAAAAAACGGTCAGCGTCTCCCTTGAGTGA
- a CDS encoding PQQ-dependent sugar dehydrogenase — protein sequence MKWTGQCLGTVLLGLVSFSTLSEELKLKQIASGYQIPWGMEFIDSANAVITEKNGRISLLDVTQGQKTPLYQVTNVDESGQGGLLDVALSPITRQQLYFTFSKEVDTGTTVVLATARLQNKELSDWKELFVTDAVSTTGRHFGSRIAFDDSNHLYVSIGDRGVRDNGQDPSNHAATILRLTLDGKIPNDNPFIDNSEVKKEIWSFGHRNPQGLFFDGKTQRLWSVEHGPRGGDEINLIQAAKNYGWAKTSHGKEYWGPIRVGEADTLPGIEAPKWVYIPSIAPSSLMLYRGERYPSLNGKLLIGALKLTHINVVSIENGQLKETDRLFEKLNERVRDITLSPDDYLYFTTDNGNIYQVLP from the coding sequence ATGAAATGGACAGGTCAGTGTTTAGGAACCGTACTGCTAGGGTTGGTGTCGTTTTCCACTCTAAGTGAGGAATTAAAACTTAAGCAAATCGCTTCGGGTTATCAAATTCCTTGGGGAATGGAATTTATCGACAGCGCTAACGCCGTCATTACCGAGAAAAATGGCCGTATCTCGTTGCTCGATGTCACTCAAGGTCAGAAAACCCCACTCTATCAAGTCACCAATGTCGACGAGTCAGGACAAGGCGGTTTACTTGATGTTGCCCTTTCCCCCATCACACGTCAGCAGCTCTATTTTACCTTTTCAAAAGAAGTCGACACTGGCACAACTGTGGTACTGGCCACTGCCCGTTTGCAAAACAAAGAGCTCTCCGACTGGAAAGAGTTGTTTGTCACGGATGCGGTGTCAACAACCGGTCGCCACTTCGGCAGTCGTATCGCCTTTGACGACAGCAATCACCTTTATGTCTCCATCGGTGACCGTGGCGTTCGAGACAACGGCCAAGATCCGAGCAACCATGCTGCCACCATTTTGCGCCTAACACTGGACGGAAAAATACCCAACGACAATCCATTCATCGACAATAGTGAGGTGAAAAAGGAGATATGGAGCTTTGGCCATCGCAACCCACAAGGACTGTTTTTCGATGGCAAAACGCAGCGACTCTGGTCTGTCGAACATGGCCCAAGAGGGGGCGATGAGATTAACCTCATTCAAGCTGCAAAGAACTACGGCTGGGCCAAGACTTCTCATGGCAAAGAATATTGGGGTCCGATTCGCGTTGGAGAAGCCGATACGCTGCCCGGCATCGAAGCGCCCAAATGGGTCTATATACCTTCTATTGCGCCTAGTAGCCTCATGCTCTATCGCGGTGAGCGTTACCCGAGCCTCAACGGCAAGCTGCTGATCGGCGCGTTAAAGCTCACGCACATCAATGTGGTCAGCATCGAAAACGGCCAGCTCAAAGAGACTGACCGTTTATTTGAAAAACTCAACGAGCGAGTTCGAGACATCACCTTAAGTCCAGATGATTATCTCTATTTCACCACCGACAATGGCAACATTTACCAAGTGCTCCCGTAA
- a CDS encoding DUF1294 domain-containing protein, translating to MAYKGRIAQWSHDKGNGFIKIDGSGEMVYFNKAEVIGSATLDDVVTFEVERNKHGQVVAVAVQKAFVFSFAIAVAIIFLTAVFAGIWLFRYPALAVLHYFFISAVTFVICAFDVSAAKEGNPRVPEMVLYILALIGGWPGAFFAHVVLSHKVGNTPFMVMSWLMALVNMAGFAWTLTDYGKSYLYLILDRLPLHLIPGFA from the coding sequence ATGGCGTATAAAGGAAGAATCGCTCAATGGAGCCATGACAAAGGTAATGGTTTTATCAAAATTGATGGTTCTGGGGAGATGGTTTATTTCAATAAAGCAGAAGTGATTGGCAGTGCAACCTTAGACGATGTGGTGACGTTCGAAGTGGAGCGAAACAAACACGGACAGGTCGTCGCGGTGGCCGTACAAAAAGCCTTTGTTTTCTCATTTGCAATTGCCGTGGCCATTATCTTTCTCACCGCAGTTTTTGCTGGTATTTGGTTATTCCGTTACCCCGCATTAGCGGTTTTACATTACTTTTTTATCAGTGCAGTGACGTTTGTGATTTGTGCATTTGACGTTTCTGCCGCCAAAGAGGGCAACCCGAGAGTGCCAGAAATGGTGCTCTATATCTTGGCATTAATTGGTGGTTGGCCGGGAGCATTTTTTGCCCATGTTGTTTTGAGTCATAAAGTCGGCAACACGCCGTTTATGGTGATGAGTTGGTTGATGGCTTTGGTCAATATGGCTGGCTTTGCCTGGACGCTAACCGATTACGGTAAAAGCTATCTTTACCTGATCCTAGATCGGTTACCGCTGCACTTGATCCCGGGTTTTGCTTAA
- the yiaY gene encoding L-threonine dehydrogenase: MASAFFIPTVNLMGAGCLKDAADSIKAQGFTKGLIVTDKILNQIGVVKQVQDLLSERHVETVVFDGTQPNPTIGNVNAGLALLKQNECDFVISLGGGSPHDCAKGIALVAANGGEIADYEGVDKSAKPMLPLIAINTTAGTASEMTRFCIITDEERHIKMAIVDKHTTPLISVNDPELMLAKPASLTAATGMDALTHAVEAYVSIAATPITDAVAIKAIELIQAHLRTAVAHGDDIEAREQMAYAQFMAGMAFNNASLGYVHAMAHQLGGFYDLPHGVCNAILLPHVQRYNAQVCPERLRDVAKAMGVNVEGMSAEQGAEAAIDAIVALAKDVGIPAGIRELGAKSEDIPTLADNALKDACGFTNPKQATHEEISAIFEAAM; encoded by the coding sequence ATGGCAAGTGCATTTTTTATCCCAACTGTGAACCTAATGGGCGCAGGCTGTCTTAAAGACGCAGCAGACAGCATTAAAGCTCAAGGCTTTACCAAAGGGCTTATTGTTACCGACAAAATTCTTAATCAAATCGGCGTTGTAAAACAAGTTCAAGACCTACTAAGCGAGCGTCATGTAGAAACGGTTGTCTTCGATGGTACTCAGCCCAACCCAACCATCGGCAACGTCAATGCAGGTTTGGCACTACTGAAGCAAAATGAGTGTGATTTTGTGATTTCACTCGGTGGTGGTTCTCCGCACGACTGTGCAAAAGGCATTGCGCTTGTCGCAGCAAACGGCGGCGAGATTGCGGATTACGAAGGCGTGGACAAATCAGCGAAACCAATGCTACCGCTGATCGCAATTAACACCACCGCAGGCACCGCATCTGAAATGACCCGTTTCTGCATCATTACCGATGAAGAACGTCATATTAAAATGGCGATCGTCGATAAACACACCACGCCACTAATCTCTGTGAACGATCCGGAACTGATGCTGGCAAAACCTGCATCACTAACTGCGGCAACAGGAATGGACGCCTTGACTCACGCGGTAGAAGCGTACGTTTCTATTGCTGCGACGCCGATTACCGATGCAGTTGCAATCAAAGCGATTGAGCTTATCCAAGCCCATCTTCGTACTGCCGTCGCACACGGCGATGATATTGAAGCGCGTGAGCAAATGGCGTACGCACAGTTTATGGCAGGTATGGCGTTCAACAATGCCTCACTAGGTTACGTACACGCAATGGCGCACCAATTGGGTGGCTTCTACGATCTACCACACGGTGTTTGTAACGCGATCTTGTTACCACACGTACAACGCTACAATGCGCAGGTTTGTCCAGAGCGTCTACGTGATGTGGCAAAAGCAATGGGTGTCAATGTCGAAGGCATGAGTGCAGAGCAAGGCGCAGAAGCCGCCATTGATGCGATTGTGGCACTGGCGAAAGACGTGGGTATTCCAGCAGGTATTCGCGAGCTTGGTGCAAAATCTGAAGATATCCCAACCTTGGCTGACAATGCACTCAAAGACGCTTGTGGTTTCACTAACCCGAAACAAGCCACGCACGAAGAAATCTCTGCGATTTTCGAAGCGGCAATGTAA
- the yegD gene encoding molecular chaperone has translation MYIGFDYGTANCSVAKMQDGEPELLAIEGSSHYIPSTLSAPTRESVSEHLFRHRDIKPLDKVGEQVLRRAINVNREESIELHPEDVVFGQAALDRYLADPTDLYYVKSPKSFLGASGLHDVQLSFFEDLVCAMMANIKTNAEHSAQAVIRDAVIGRPVNFHGRGGEEANRQAEGILRRAATRAGFKNIEFQFEPVAAGLEYEASLQQDKTVLVVDIGGGTTDCSLIEMGPSWRGKTERTGSLLAHSGQRIGGNDLDIYLAFRQLMTPFGFGSKALSGIDMPRTQFWNPIAINNVQAQNDFYGRANLAALKLLHKEAQEPEKLARLLKVYHETLGYQIVRRAEEAKIALSDSEQYQVALNLFSEHLHVDVSQSEMIEAIESPKSKMVELVKEAVDHGGVKPDVIFMTGGSARSPILRQAVESELPNVPVVSGNYFGSVTAGLARWAEVCFR, from the coding sequence ATGTACATTGGTTTCGATTATGGAACAGCGAATTGTTCAGTGGCGAAAATGCAAGATGGCGAGCCAGAGCTGCTCGCTATTGAAGGGTCAAGTCACTATATTCCTTCAACACTTTCCGCCCCGACGCGTGAATCGGTTTCTGAGCATTTATTTCGTCATCGAGATATCAAGCCACTAGATAAAGTGGGTGAACAGGTATTGCGCCGAGCCATCAACGTCAATCGAGAAGAGAGCATTGAGCTGCACCCTGAAGATGTGGTGTTTGGTCAAGCGGCGCTTGATCGCTATTTGGCAGACCCAACGGATCTCTATTACGTTAAGTCACCTAAATCGTTTCTTGGCGCCTCCGGCCTGCATGATGTGCAGCTGAGCTTCTTCGAAGATCTGGTTTGCGCCATGATGGCTAACATCAAAACCAACGCAGAACATTCGGCACAAGCAGTGATTCGTGATGCGGTGATTGGCCGTCCGGTCAACTTCCATGGACGAGGCGGTGAAGAGGCAAACCGTCAGGCCGAAGGCATCTTGCGTCGCGCTGCGACACGTGCTGGTTTTAAAAACATCGAGTTTCAATTTGAGCCGGTAGCGGCAGGTCTAGAGTACGAAGCAAGCCTGCAGCAAGATAAAACTGTGTTGGTGGTCGATATTGGCGGGGGCACGACTGACTGCTCTCTGATTGAAATGGGGCCAAGCTGGCGTGGAAAAACCGAGCGTACAGGCAGCTTGCTTGCCCATTCCGGCCAGCGAATTGGCGGCAACGACCTCGATATTTATCTCGCGTTTCGTCAACTGATGACGCCATTTGGGTTTGGCAGCAAAGCACTAAGTGGTATTGATATGCCCAGAACACAGTTTTGGAACCCGATAGCTATTAACAACGTTCAAGCGCAAAACGATTTCTATGGAAGAGCCAATCTAGCGGCGCTAAAGCTGCTGCACAAAGAAGCCCAAGAGCCAGAGAAATTGGCGCGCTTGCTCAAGGTTTACCATGAAACGCTCGGTTATCAGATCGTCAGACGGGCTGAAGAGGCAAAAATTGCCTTGTCGGATAGCGAACAATACCAAGTTGCCCTCAATCTGTTTTCGGAACACTTACATGTGGATGTGAGCCAGAGCGAAATGATTGAAGCAATTGAGTCACCAAAGAGCAAAATGGTGGAGCTAGTAAAAGAAGCCGTTGATCATGGAGGCGTGAAGCCGGATGTGATTTTTATGACCGGTGGTTCCGCTCGCTCACCGATTTTACGCCAAGCTGTAGAGAGCGAGTTACCGAATGTGCCCGTTGTCAGCGGCAACTATTTCGGCTCGGTTACCGCAGGTCTCGCGCGTTGGGCTGAGGTTTGTTTCCGCTGA
- a CDS encoding rhodanese-like domain-containing protein, which yields MRQKNQQQTQWYTHWRAFLSLLLLSCVSSFAHASNRAMEAWEWIEQGALVVDVRTPAEFQQKHIEGAVNIPLNELAKGFSKIDKSQPIVLYCRSGNRSGQAYDFLTQSGYTLLLNGGGIEEMLAVKPEE from the coding sequence ATGCGACAAAAAAACCAACAACAAACTCAGTGGTATACACATTGGCGCGCATTTTTAAGCCTGCTGTTGCTAAGTTGTGTTTCCTCCTTCGCTCATGCGTCAAATCGAGCAATGGAAGCGTGGGAATGGATTGAACAAGGTGCGCTCGTTGTGGATGTGCGTACACCGGCGGAGTTTCAACAAAAACACATTGAAGGGGCAGTAAACATCCCTTTGAATGAGCTGGCGAAAGGCTTTAGCAAGATCGACAAGAGCCAGCCGATCGTTCTGTACTGCCGCAGTGGTAATCGTTCCGGCCAAGCATACGATTTCCTCACGCAATCTGGCTACACGCTGCTATTAAATGGCGGGGGTATTGAAGAAATGCTGGCCGTCAAACCAGAAGAATAA
- a CDS encoding SRPBCC family protein: MRIDMTGTCVSRSIYIDRKPEKVIDYISDFGTWAKWSPWLILEPKSEVTFSTFQQQPGAQYAWKGERIGAGKMELAHLYDHQLVFRLSYLKPFKGEAEVYFNVSPEQQGCRVEWQFQGKLPWYMFFFRQMFGAVLGMDYARGLRMLKSAIETGHVYSKLKDLGEKVVPQVHYIGVKGSATTDDVGHLMQRHFDNLEDYVEEYRVPVCGEIFNLYHSMSLKTGLFEFTTCMPVSYPIEAKGKFVAGTLPSMPVYAVEHQGEYQFLGNAWSFASSLTRAKKIKTRHKPLGIEKYLNGKMSVEPKELLTEVMLIKRSES; this comes from the coding sequence ATGCGTATTGATATGACAGGGACTTGTGTTAGTCGAAGTATCTATATTGATAGAAAACCTGAAAAGGTCATCGACTATATCAGCGATTTTGGGACTTGGGCTAAGTGGTCGCCATGGTTGATTTTGGAGCCGAAAAGCGAGGTTACCTTTAGTACTTTCCAGCAGCAGCCGGGGGCTCAATACGCATGGAAAGGAGAGCGTATTGGTGCAGGAAAAATGGAGTTAGCTCACCTGTATGATCATCAACTCGTTTTCCGCTTGAGCTATCTCAAACCGTTCAAAGGCGAGGCAGAAGTCTATTTCAATGTTTCTCCTGAGCAGCAAGGTTGCCGCGTTGAGTGGCAATTTCAGGGTAAGTTACCTTGGTACATGTTTTTCTTCCGTCAAATGTTTGGGGCGGTGCTCGGTATGGATTACGCACGCGGTTTGAGAATGTTAAAAAGCGCCATCGAAACTGGGCATGTGTACTCGAAGTTGAAAGATCTCGGTGAAAAGGTGGTGCCGCAAGTGCATTACATTGGCGTAAAAGGCAGTGCCACTACCGACGACGTAGGTCACTTAATGCAACGTCATTTCGATAACTTAGAAGACTATGTAGAGGAATACCGAGTTCCAGTGTGTGGTGAGATTTTTAATCTCTATCATTCCATGTCACTGAAAACGGGTTTGTTTGAGTTTACCACCTGCATGCCTGTTTCCTACCCGATTGAAGCCAAAGGCAAATTCGTGGCAGGGACGTTGCCCTCCATGCCCGTTTACGCGGTTGAACACCAAGGCGAATACCAGTTTCTCGGTAATGCTTGGTCGTTTGCTTCGTCATTAACTAGAGCGAAAAAAATCAAAACACGCCATAAGCCGTTAGGCATAGAGAAATACCTCAATGGGAAAATGAGCGTGGAGCCAAAAGAGTTGTTAACCGAAGTGATGTTAATCAAACGGAGTGAGTCATGA
- a CDS encoding efflux RND transporter periplasmic adaptor subunit — MSLVDPLVGSRFGRQFRRRCLSAAVASLLVVGCSEPVAQHVAAPVVRPALVERVSTEQDKALSFNGVVQAAERAELSFRVSGRLTQLLVNDGDTVKKGQLLAQLDARDAKTALASAQSELDNVQAEYARAKAIFEKSRAITKSDLDALATRLNLSKNRVEEAQRQLEYTSLYSPFAGVVGLTQVDNHTQVQANQPIVTLHNLQQLEVLVNIPDTVMLTSQHNTRAFAEIAVIPEHRFPLTLKHYSTQADAATQTYAVTLAFTDVNGYRVLPGMTVKVVPDTTERQQTETQRITLPLTAVISDNQGGQYVWVVNGDNRVAKREVKVGELRQNRIAIDDNLTLGENVVIAGTGSLVEGMTVRPYTESTQGAQ; from the coding sequence ATGTCGTTGGTTGATCCTCTAGTTGGAAGTCGATTTGGTCGTCAGTTTAGAAGGCGATGCCTAAGCGCTGCGGTGGCCAGTTTGCTGGTGGTGGGATGCAGTGAGCCTGTTGCTCAGCATGTGGCAGCGCCAGTGGTTCGCCCGGCATTGGTGGAGCGTGTCTCTACTGAGCAGGATAAAGCGCTGAGTTTTAACGGGGTCGTGCAAGCGGCAGAAAGAGCGGAGTTGTCGTTTCGTGTTTCTGGGCGATTGACACAACTGCTCGTGAACGATGGCGATACGGTGAAAAAAGGCCAGCTACTCGCCCAATTAGATGCACGTGATGCCAAGACGGCGTTAGCCTCTGCTCAATCAGAGCTCGATAACGTGCAGGCGGAATACGCGCGCGCAAAAGCCATTTTTGAGAAAAGCCGAGCGATCACCAAAAGCGATTTGGATGCACTCGCAACACGGTTGAATTTGTCGAAAAATCGAGTGGAAGAAGCGCAACGCCAACTTGAATACACCAGTCTCTATTCTCCTTTTGCTGGGGTTGTTGGGCTGACGCAAGTCGACAACCATACCCAGGTTCAGGCTAACCAGCCGATTGTAACTTTGCACAACCTGCAGCAGTTGGAAGTGTTGGTTAACATTCCCGATACCGTGATGTTGACCAGCCAGCACAACACGCGCGCGTTTGCTGAAATCGCGGTGATCCCAGAGCATCGTTTCCCTTTGACCTTGAAGCATTACTCCACCCAAGCGGACGCGGCAACGCAAACTTACGCCGTGACGCTGGCGTTTACCGATGTGAATGGTTATCGCGTGCTTCCGGGAATGACGGTGAAAGTAGTACCGGACACAACGGAGCGCCAACAAACGGAAACTCAACGCATCACGCTGCCTTTAACGGCGGTGATCTCAGATAACCAAGGTGGCCAATATGTGTGGGTGGTCAACGGAGATAATCGCGTTGCAAAACGCGAGGTCAAAGTCGGTGAGCTTCGCCAAAATCGCATCGCGATTGATGACAATCTTACCTTGGGCGAAAACGTGGTGATTGCAGGAACAGGCTCGCTTGTCGAGGGCATGACGGTTCGCCCTTACACAGAATCGACCCAAGGAGCTCAGTAA